The following proteins are encoded in a genomic region of Gimesia algae:
- a CDS encoding PVC-type heme-binding CxxCH protein: MPFYHSCLTGQRLILLLVCLTGSLFARLNVAAAAEPFSGLKVPEGFRATLYADDDLAHDIYSMTIDSLGRVVVSGPGYVRILIDADGDGVAESFKQYADGPATGAQGMYFLGRDLLCTGDAGLIRYRDENADDRADGKPDVFLQTRTGGEHNTHSIQRGPDGYWYLLLGNTAGINEKYITSKTSPVKKPYAGTLMRLSPNLTKGEVLADGFRNAYDFAFNPNGDVFTYDSDGERDISLPWYRPTRVFHVLPGSNAGWRSRSWKRPDSFLDMPPAIAAFHRGSPTGVSSYQQRQFPKEYQGALFVADWTFGRVHAIPLRNYNGSYASDPIDFITGVGQFGFAPTDLAVGPDGCLYVSVGGRGTRGSVFKIEYTGPVEAQKPDLSAIAVAENPNHETETSPALEACLSSPQPLSSWSRENWFPLVKIIEPAAFSQAALNPGRSDAQRVRCIEIITELLGGVPDSVIEPLLQDKSERVRARLAWSLAYPGPSEQKSKWLNELLQDDSPLVARFALETLLQLGDQIDQSECLTGLQKTLDASARYVRQSAAQAAATLNAEDFKSLSDSVEASEGAALITLAYANVIKQGGVVPLAVRTGVTVFEGDYQTDLRLDALRLIQLGLGDLGPPTKMAAVFDGYANGVDLAEYERQLDPIRIRLMDAFPSSHEVLDYELARTLSMLAPYNPSLLDRILEKITDDSDPVTDIHYLIVAARIPSDRSTAQSKKIAKSLVSIDEKLLRLKLPQDTNWDDRFKELYAQLVKIDADLPRQIVEQPGFGLPGHVLFLSQLPGQFLGTAIAAFERKIDADPDFLWSSDVVFLFGESKKPEHREMIRDLYDDFALQPAVLAVLSSAPEEQDRDKFFEGLGSSQIEVLEACVSALEKLAPPKSPEETVRLFATLRRMGSDKREQKLQSRIVTLLQKWTGQQIGNPADVADLTRQRALIQAWADWLSKQYPEVYTRILKLGGEETEKLNAMLETVDWDAGSSERGAALFRKRACVQCHGNRSALGPALAGVAKRFSRKDLFTAIVAPNRDVSPRYQTTVIGTIEGKVFTGLVVYRSVDGLTLRNSNNQTTRIEADEIDFESKKSSSLMPEGLLKDLTPADLADLNAYLQSL; this comes from the coding sequence ATGCCTTTTTATCATTCGTGTTTGACAGGCCAGCGCCTGATTCTGTTACTGGTCTGTTTGACGGGATCGCTATTTGCCAGGCTGAATGTCGCTGCTGCAGCCGAACCGTTCTCCGGGTTGAAAGTTCCGGAAGGCTTTCGTGCCACCCTTTATGCTGATGATGATCTGGCTCACGACATTTATTCCATGACCATTGATTCCCTGGGGCGCGTGGTGGTTTCCGGACCCGGCTATGTTCGTATTCTGATTGATGCCGACGGTGATGGCGTCGCGGAATCATTCAAGCAGTACGCGGATGGCCCCGCCACCGGTGCCCAGGGAATGTATTTTCTCGGCAGAGATCTGCTCTGCACGGGAGACGCGGGACTGATTCGCTATCGAGATGAAAACGCCGACGATCGTGCTGACGGCAAACCGGATGTTTTCCTGCAGACTCGTACCGGCGGCGAACACAATACACATTCCATTCAGCGTGGCCCTGATGGTTACTGGTATCTGCTGCTCGGAAATACCGCAGGGATTAATGAAAAGTATATCACATCCAAAACATCACCTGTGAAAAAACCTTACGCAGGAACTCTAATGCGGCTCAGTCCCAATCTGACCAAAGGAGAAGTGCTCGCGGACGGTTTTCGCAACGCGTATGATTTCGCCTTCAATCCCAACGGCGATGTTTTTACTTACGACAGTGATGGCGAACGCGATATTTCGCTCCCCTGGTATCGGCCGACGCGTGTGTTTCATGTACTGCCCGGTTCGAATGCGGGCTGGCGAAGTCGCAGCTGGAAACGTCCCGATTCGTTTCTGGATATGCCCCCCGCGATTGCCGCCTTTCATCGAGGCTCTCCGACCGGCGTGAGCAGTTATCAACAGCGTCAGTTTCCCAAGGAATATCAGGGAGCACTGTTCGTCGCCGACTGGACCTTCGGCCGCGTACACGCGATCCCACTGAGAAACTATAACGGCAGTTATGCCAGCGATCCCATTGATTTTATCACAGGGGTCGGGCAGTTTGGCTTTGCGCCGACCGACCTCGCCGTCGGACCCGATGGTTGTCTGTATGTCAGCGTGGGGGGACGTGGTACCCGTGGCTCTGTTTTCAAGATCGAATACACCGGGCCCGTCGAAGCACAGAAACCAGATTTGTCTGCGATAGCAGTTGCGGAGAATCCGAATCACGAAACAGAAACATCACCTGCTCTGGAAGCCTGCCTCTCGTCGCCGCAGCCCCTCAGCAGCTGGTCGCGCGAGAACTGGTTTCCCCTGGTGAAAATAATCGAGCCCGCAGCCTTTTCACAGGCCGCCCTGAATCCGGGGCGCTCCGATGCACAACGCGTGCGGTGCATTGAAATTATCACCGAACTGCTGGGTGGTGTACCGGACTCCGTGATCGAACCACTGCTGCAGGACAAATCAGAACGGGTTCGCGCCCGCCTGGCCTGGTCACTCGCGTACCCTGGACCGTCCGAGCAGAAATCGAAATGGTTGAATGAACTGCTGCAGGACGATTCGCCTCTCGTCGCCCGTTTTGCACTGGAGACTCTGTTGCAACTCGGGGATCAGATCGATCAGAGTGAGTGTCTGACCGGTTTGCAGAAAACGCTGGACGCATCTGCCCGTTATGTCAGACAGTCGGCGGCACAGGCAGCAGCCACGTTGAATGCCGAAGATTTCAAATCACTTTCAGACAGCGTCGAAGCCTCGGAAGGGGCGGCGTTGATTACGCTCGCGTATGCCAATGTCATCAAGCAGGGAGGCGTTGTGCCGCTCGCGGTCCGTACCGGGGTCACGGTGTTCGAGGGGGACTACCAGACCGATTTGCGTCTGGATGCACTACGTCTGATTCAACTGGGGCTCGGTGATCTGGGGCCACCCACTAAAATGGCTGCGGTCTTTGATGGGTACGCCAACGGCGTTGACCTGGCAGAATATGAACGACAGCTCGACCCGATTCGCATCCGCCTGATGGACGCGTTTCCCAGCAGTCATGAAGTGCTCGACTATGAACTGGCGCGGACACTGTCGATGCTCGCTCCCTACAATCCCAGTCTGCTGGATCGCATCCTGGAAAAAATTACCGACGACTCTGATCCCGTGACCGATATTCATTATCTGATCGTCGCGGCGCGCATTCCCAGTGACCGCAGTACCGCACAGTCGAAAAAAATTGCCAAATCACTAGTGTCCATCGATGAGAAACTTCTCCGACTCAAGCTGCCACAGGACACAAACTGGGACGATCGCTTTAAAGAACTTTATGCACAGCTGGTGAAAATTGACGCCGACCTGCCCCGCCAGATTGTGGAGCAGCCCGGCTTTGGGTTGCCCGGGCATGTACTGTTTTTGAGTCAGTTGCCGGGGCAGTTCCTGGGTACAGCGATCGCCGCGTTTGAGCGAAAAATTGACGCGGATCCTGATTTTCTCTGGAGCAGCGACGTTGTGTTTCTGTTCGGAGAATCGAAGAAACCCGAACATCGGGAAATGATTCGCGATCTTTACGATGATTTCGCACTGCAGCCTGCGGTGCTCGCGGTACTTTCATCTGCTCCGGAAGAGCAGGACCGTGATAAATTTTTTGAGGGACTGGGCTCGTCACAGATCGAAGTTCTGGAAGCCTGTGTCTCGGCTCTGGAAAAACTGGCGCCGCCGAAATCGCCAGAAGAAACCGTACGGTTGTTTGCGACACTAAGGCGGATGGGGAGCGATAAAAGAGAACAGAAACTGCAGTCACGGATTGTGACGCTCTTACAGAAATGGACAGGGCAACAAATCGGTAATCCTGCAGATGTCGCAGATCTCACCAGGCAGCGGGCTCTGATTCAGGCCTGGGCAGACTGGTTGTCGAAACAATATCCCGAAGTTTATACACGCATTCTTAAACTGGGAGGCGAGGAAACCGAAAAGTTAAACGCCATGCTGGAAACGGTTGACTGGGACGCCGGCAGCAGCGAGCGTGGTGCCGCGCTGTTTAGAAAACGCGCCTGTGTTCAATGCCATGGTAACCGCAGCGCATTAGGTCCCGCCTTGGCTGGTGTCGCGAAACGTTTCTCCCGGAAAGACCTTTTCACTGCGATTGTGGCCCCAAACCGGGATGTCTCCCCCCGCTATCAGACCACCGTCATCGGGACCATTGAAGGAAAAGTTTTTACGGGGCTGGTCGTTTATCGTTCTGTCGATGGCCTCACACTCCGCAATTCCAATAACCAGACGACCCG
- a CDS encoding protein-disulfide reductase DsbD family protein — MKTPRRLTASVTILTVLAALVCMPFALQAQNSNLEAFLDKKKAAATDAGVKTEVSVSLLPQDAKAGETVTLSIAVILPEGAYTYSTNPTFDGATKIKIVDAKGLTAIDQHFNADHPPKSVYEVLLKKEVEKYSKHVIWSRRFKVNQDVTSPSQVIINGQLDYQVCNADRCVALQHPFSAMLTGKQETAPLSFTVIPERRSKADPVELSFALTPASSNPGKLVQLSITMKLEKGFHTFALDQDKTQAGLPTHIELFKLEGLKPVSKQFSVSPEPKQESHSEYNQRTHYDEVVWTRLFERIPDAKAIGVEGKLKYQICNEGSCRPPLPVEFQLGSLNNAQPVAMSSLEELNAPESDDEFKSVAEASDQSLASYLLFAFLGGLILNVMPCVLPVVAIKVMSFVQQAGESRARIFALNIFYSLGVLVVFLGLASLAVFANLGWGGLFQSTKFNIIMACIVYAMGLSMLGVFEIPVPGMVGSAASGQQKEGLTGAFLTGILATLLATPCSGPFLGPVLAWSVKQTPGITYLIWLVMGLGMASPYILFSVFPKAINYLPKPGMWMVRFKEFSGIVLMGAVIFIISFLDESLTIPVLIMLLGITTGLWMIGSLYTHNSSIQKKMTVRVFALLFTGGICLFGYSMSQKSANELPWVQFNGAELEKLKTENKTILIDFSAKWCLTCKLVEKQALNTPETLEMIKKHNIVPIYADYTDYSPTIKALLDKYESVSIPLTVILPANRPDDPIIIRDVYTQSTLLNALKEAVDTASVEKSAKREMVSTTAH; from the coding sequence TTGAAAACTCCCCGCCGCTTGACCGCCTCTGTTACTATCCTCACCGTTTTAGCTGCTCTGGTTTGCATGCCGTTCGCTTTGCAGGCTCAAAATAGCAACCTGGAAGCTTTTTTAGACAAGAAGAAAGCCGCTGCTACTGATGCCGGCGTCAAAACAGAAGTCAGTGTGAGCCTGTTACCCCAGGATGCCAAAGCGGGAGAGACCGTAACGCTCTCGATTGCAGTCATTCTGCCGGAAGGCGCTTATACTTATTCCACCAACCCGACTTTCGATGGTGCGACGAAAATTAAGATAGTCGATGCCAAAGGTCTGACGGCGATCGACCAGCATTTCAACGCGGACCATCCTCCCAAGAGCGTGTATGAAGTCCTGTTGAAGAAAGAAGTCGAGAAATATTCAAAACATGTAATCTGGAGCCGTCGCTTTAAAGTCAACCAGGATGTGACCAGTCCGTCCCAGGTGATTATTAACGGACAGCTGGATTATCAGGTTTGCAACGCGGATCGTTGTGTTGCGTTACAACATCCCTTCAGTGCCATGCTGACTGGTAAACAGGAAACCGCGCCTCTGTCCTTTACCGTAATTCCTGAACGGCGCTCAAAAGCAGATCCGGTGGAACTGAGTTTTGCTCTCACTCCTGCCAGTTCCAATCCCGGGAAACTGGTGCAGTTATCCATCACAATGAAGCTGGAAAAAGGCTTCCATACATTTGCACTCGACCAGGACAAGACGCAGGCGGGGCTGCCGACCCATATTGAGCTGTTTAAACTGGAAGGATTGAAACCGGTTTCGAAACAGTTTTCTGTCAGTCCGGAACCGAAGCAGGAGTCTCACAGTGAGTACAATCAGCGGACCCACTACGACGAAGTGGTCTGGACGCGTCTCTTTGAACGAATTCCGGATGCCAAGGCCATTGGTGTGGAAGGCAAGCTGAAGTATCAGATCTGTAATGAAGGCAGTTGTCGTCCGCCGCTGCCTGTGGAATTTCAACTGGGCAGTCTGAATAACGCCCAGCCCGTGGCAATGTCTTCACTGGAAGAACTCAACGCCCCCGAAAGCGATGATGAATTCAAGTCTGTTGCTGAAGCGAGCGACCAATCCCTTGCCTCCTACCTGCTTTTTGCCTTTCTGGGTGGATTGATTCTCAACGTGATGCCTTGTGTGCTGCCTGTCGTCGCGATTAAAGTGATGAGCTTTGTGCAGCAGGCGGGCGAGAGCCGCGCGCGAATTTTCGCGTTAAACATCTTCTATTCCCTGGGTGTGCTGGTTGTCTTTTTAGGCCTGGCTTCACTGGCGGTCTTTGCGAATCTTGGCTGGGGCGGTCTGTTCCAGAGTACCAAGTTTAATATCATCATGGCCTGTATTGTGTATGCGATGGGGCTGAGTATGCTGGGTGTATTTGAGATTCCTGTTCCCGGAATGGTGGGGTCCGCCGCCAGTGGTCAGCAGAAAGAAGGACTGACAGGTGCGTTTTTAACGGGCATCCTGGCAACCCTGCTGGCAACTCCCTGCAGTGGACCGTTTCTGGGACCGGTTTTGGCGTGGTCTGTGAAACAGACACCCGGTATTACGTATCTGATCTGGCTGGTCATGGGCCTGGGGATGGCGTCACCTTATATTCTGTTCAGCGTGTTCCCCAAAGCGATCAACTACCTTCCCAAACCGGGAATGTGGATGGTGCGGTTCAAGGAATTTTCGGGAATTGTGTTGATGGGTGCGGTGATCTTTATCATATCGTTTCTGGATGAATCGCTGACAATCCCTGTGCTGATCATGCTGCTGGGAATTACGACCGGCCTGTGGATGATTGGCAGCCTTTACACCCACAATTCTTCAATTCAGAAGAAAATGACCGTACGTGTGTTTGCATTGCTATTCACCGGTGGCATCTGCCTGTTCGGATACAGTATGAGTCAGAAGTCCGCCAATGAACTTCCCTGGGTGCAGTTTAACGGGGCAGAACTGGAAAAATTGAAAACCGAAAACAAAACGATACTGATTGACTTTTCTGCCAAATGGTGTCTGACCTGTAAACTGGTAGAAAAACAGGCGCTCAATACACCAGAGACACTGGAAATGATTAAAAAGCACAATATCGTTCCCATATATGCCGATTACACAGACTACTCTCCCACCATCAAAGCGTTGCTGGATAAATATGAAAGCGTCAGCATTCCGCTGACAGTCATCTTGCCGGCGAATCGACCCGATGATCCCATCATTATTCGTGACGTCTATACACAATCAACTCTGCTAAATGCTCTCAAGGAAGCTGTCGATACGGCTTCGGTGGAGAAATCGGCGAAGCGGGAAATGGTATCGACGACCGCACACTAA
- a CDS encoding YeiH family protein, producing the protein MQDNAPTPAPEENDEIVVAAPRRSTWSEMKTAEDWWAIWIGGGLLLICFLAVYLSLPADFAEQLKAAETTGEKVSVHSPLKSWLGKPGSWNQNPLDSLFPAEKSNLILPLCVVFLISLAGFSLANKVMGQSAVKFGIGFLGVFLLAVLAYILTGQDVVKRYNLEYALWALMLGLIISNTIGTPRWMKPALKTELYIKTGLVVMGASVLFSRLLTLGLPGIYVAWVVTPVVLISTYLFGQKVLKIESKSLNMVISADMSVCGVSAAIATAASCKAKKEELSFAIGLSLSFTVLMMILMPIFIEALGIDPILGGAWMGGTIDSTGAVAAAGEILGEEAGQVAVTIKMIQNILIGVTAFGVAVYWVTCVESKKEDSQIKPDAWEIWYRFPKFVLGFIVASALFSLLYTTLPGGDLIVPAMVKESSKVFRGWFFCLAFVSIGLETNFRELAKFLKGGKPLILYVCGQSLNLLLTLLMAWLMFSVFYADVVKEAFSK; encoded by the coding sequence ATGCAAGACAACGCGCCAACCCCCGCCCCGGAAGAGAATGACGAGATTGTTGTCGCAGCGCCACGCAGGTCGACCTGGTCGGAAATGAAGACCGCGGAGGACTGGTGGGCAATCTGGATCGGTGGGGGACTGTTGCTGATCTGTTTTCTGGCAGTCTATCTTTCCCTGCCTGCTGACTTTGCAGAGCAGTTGAAGGCCGCTGAAACGACCGGTGAAAAAGTAAGCGTGCACAGCCCGTTGAAATCGTGGCTGGGCAAACCGGGTTCGTGGAACCAGAATCCGCTGGACTCGCTGTTTCCGGCTGAGAAAAGCAATTTGATTCTGCCGTTATGTGTGGTATTCCTGATCAGCCTGGCAGGTTTTTCCCTGGCGAACAAAGTAATGGGACAATCTGCCGTCAAATTTGGTATCGGGTTTCTCGGTGTCTTTCTTCTGGCGGTACTGGCATACATTCTGACCGGGCAGGATGTCGTCAAACGTTATAACCTGGAATATGCGCTGTGGGCGTTAATGCTGGGTTTGATCATCAGTAATACGATCGGAACTCCTCGGTGGATGAAGCCGGCCCTCAAAACGGAGCTGTATATCAAGACCGGACTGGTCGTCATGGGCGCCAGTGTTTTATTCAGTCGACTACTGACACTGGGTTTGCCGGGAATTTATGTGGCCTGGGTGGTCACGCCCGTGGTGTTGATCAGCACGTATCTGTTCGGTCAGAAAGTGCTGAAAATAGAATCGAAGTCGTTGAACATGGTGATCTCGGCAGACATGTCCGTCTGCGGAGTCTCGGCGGCGATTGCGACTGCTGCTTCCTGCAAAGCGAAAAAGGAAGAGCTATCGTTTGCCATCGGCCTGTCGCTCAGTTTCACGGTGCTGATGATGATTCTCATGCCTATCTTCATTGAAGCTTTGGGAATTGACCCGATTCTGGGTGGTGCCTGGATGGGCGGAACAATTGATTCAACGGGAGCCGTAGCTGCTGCAGGTGAAATTCTGGGAGAGGAAGCCGGGCAGGTCGCTGTCACGATCAAGATGATTCAGAACATCCTGATCGGCGTGACTGCCTTTGGTGTCGCCGTGTACTGGGTAACCTGTGTGGAGAGTAAAAAAGAAGACTCCCAGATCAAACCCGATGCATGGGAAATCTGGTATCGCTTCCCCAAATTTGTGCTGGGTTTTATTGTCGCTTCTGCTTTATTTTCTCTGTTGTACACAACGCTGCCGGGCGGGGATCTGATCGTACCGGCGATGGTCAAGGAATCGTCGAAGGTCTTCCGAGGCTGGTTCTTCTGTCTGGCGTTCGTGAGCATCGGACTGGAAACCAATTTCCGCGAGCTGGCCAAATTCCTCAAAGGGGGCAAGCCGTTGATTCTGTATGTTTGTGGGCAGTCACTGAACCTGCTGCTGACACTGCTGATGGCCTGGCTGATGTTCTCGGTCTTTTATGCCGACGTCGTGAAAGAAGCCTTCAGCAAGTAA
- the argF gene encoding ornithine carbamoyltransferase: protein MRHLVTLHDLDSSEILEIFALVQELKDKRARGERPQLLQGRTMTQVFEKPSLRTRLSFESAMWELGGGASFFSCKEAGLDGRESVEDVARVIGRYSDVITLRTFSHELIQQFAANSQASVINALSDLSHPCQALTDLFTMQEISGDLSQQKLVYVGDGNNVAYSLANCCAKLNVPFVVSSPSGFELCSKLVNSLKEKFPSIQLELEADPHKAVADATVIYTDVWASMGQEAETEKRKQIFADYQINNSLLSAADKNCRFMHCLPAKRGLEVTDDVLDSTHSIVFEQAENRKHLAKGLLVWLMQQS from the coding sequence ATGAGACATTTAGTTACCTTACACGATCTGGATTCGTCAGAAATACTCGAGATATTTGCCCTGGTACAGGAGCTCAAAGATAAAAGAGCCCGCGGCGAACGCCCCCAGTTATTACAGGGCAGAACCATGACACAGGTCTTCGAGAAGCCATCTCTGCGGACGCGACTCAGTTTTGAATCAGCGATGTGGGAACTGGGTGGCGGCGCGAGTTTCTTTTCCTGCAAAGAGGCAGGCCTCGATGGACGCGAGTCCGTCGAAGATGTCGCCCGGGTCATCGGCCGCTATTCCGATGTGATCACACTCAGAACATTCTCGCATGAGCTGATTCAACAGTTCGCCGCCAACTCCCAGGCGTCTGTTATCAATGCGCTTTCCGATTTGAGTCATCCCTGCCAGGCGCTGACCGATCTGTTTACGATGCAGGAAATCTCCGGCGATCTCTCACAGCAGAAGCTGGTGTATGTGGGTGACGGAAATAACGTCGCTTATTCTCTGGCGAACTGCTGTGCAAAGCTGAATGTCCCGTTCGTGGTTTCTTCTCCGTCGGGATTTGAACTCTGCTCGAAGCTCGTTAATTCTTTGAAAGAAAAGTTTCCCAGTATTCAGCTTGAACTGGAAGCCGATCCACACAAAGCGGTCGCTGATGCGACTGTGATCTACACCGATGTCTGGGCCAGCATGGGGCAGGAAGCGGAAACCGAAAAACGCAAACAGATCTTCGCTGATTACCAGATCAACAACAGCCTGCTGTCCGCAGCCGACAAGAACTGTCGCTTCATGCACTGCCTGCCCGCCAAGCGAGGGCTCGAAGTCACTGATGACGTTCTCGACAGTACTCACAGCATCGTTTTTGAACAGGCTGAAAATCGGAAGCATCTGGCCAAAGGGCTCCTGGTCTGGTTAATGCAGCAGTCATAA
- a CDS encoding aspartate aminotransferase family protein gives MQVTGHASSQETIALFDKYVIPNYGRYPISLVRGEGSYVWDAEGKRYLDLFPGWGCNILGYCPEPVVAAIQDQVSRLIHVPNTWYTEAQGRFAEFLCTRSFGKAFFCNSGAEAVEGAIKLARLHFDGKRPKIITCENGFHGRTYAAVTATAQPKYHAGLGPLVAGFRYAPFNDLEAVASLADDETCAILVEPIQGEGGVNIPDEGYLAGLRKIADEANCLLIFDEVQTSMGRTGTWFGYQQWGVQPDIMTMAKGIAGGVAAGAFITTEEVAPSLRPGMHASTFGGNPLAMAAGLATGQMIEDQNLLENCQVMSDLFRQFFLQLQTELPIIREVRVKGMMIGVDLNIPSGPAVSKCMERGLLINSTHDTVLRLLPPLNVTAEQVEEGCEIIATVLREMAEEE, from the coding sequence GTGCAAGTAACGGGTCATGCCAGCAGTCAGGAAACGATTGCGCTATTCGACAAGTATGTGATCCCCAATTACGGTCGCTATCCGATCAGCCTCGTGCGCGGCGAAGGCTCGTATGTCTGGGATGCGGAAGGCAAACGTTACCTCGATCTGTTTCCCGGCTGGGGCTGTAATATTCTGGGCTACTGTCCCGAACCGGTGGTCGCTGCGATTCAGGATCAGGTTTCGCGATTGATTCACGTTCCCAATACCTGGTACACCGAAGCCCAGGGACGTTTTGCCGAATTCCTCTGTACGCGAAGTTTCGGAAAAGCCTTCTTCTGTAACAGTGGAGCGGAAGCCGTCGAAGGTGCCATTAAACTGGCGCGGCTGCATTTTGATGGAAAACGACCGAAAATCATTACCTGCGAAAATGGCTTTCACGGTCGAACCTATGCCGCTGTGACTGCAACCGCACAACCCAAGTATCATGCGGGGCTCGGACCATTAGTCGCCGGCTTTCGCTATGCACCGTTTAACGATCTGGAAGCGGTCGCCAGTCTGGCCGACGATGAAACCTGTGCGATTCTCGTCGAGCCCATTCAGGGAGAAGGAGGTGTTAATATCCCCGACGAGGGTTACCTGGCCGGTTTACGAAAAATCGCTGACGAAGCCAATTGCCTGCTGATCTTCGATGAAGTGCAAACCAGCATGGGAAGAACCGGAACCTGGTTTGGTTATCAGCAGTGGGGCGTACAGCCCGACATCATGACCATGGCCAAAGGGATTGCCGGTGGCGTTGCCGCAGGAGCATTCATCACAACCGAGGAAGTGGCTCCCAGTCTCCGGCCGGGCATGCATGCCAGCACGTTTGGCGGAAATCCCCTTGCGATGGCTGCTGGTCTCGCGACCGGTCAGATGATCGAAGATCAGAATCTGCTGGAAAACTGTCAGGTGATGTCCGATCTCTTCCGTCAGTTCTTTTTACAGTTGCAGACCGAACTCCCCATCATTCGGGAAGTCCGCGTCAAGGGGATGATGATTGGCGTTGATTTGAATATTCCCTCGGGACCTGCCGTCAGTAAATGTATGGAGCGTGGTCTGTTGATCAATTCCACTCACGATACGGTGCTCCGTCTGCTGCCGCCGTTGAATGTGACCGCGGAACAGGTGGAAGAAGGCTGCGAAATCATCGCGACCGTCTTACGCGAAATGGCCGAGGAAGAATAA
- the hemB gene encoding porphobilinogen synthase: MFPHTRMRRNRRTDWSRRLVSENQLSVNDLIWPVFIQDGTNQKTDIPSMPGVQRLTIDHLVEAAKAAADLGIPALAIFPATDPAKKTEGGEEAYNPENLVCRAVRALKEQNLNLGILCDVALDPYTSHGQDGLVKDGYVVNDESLEVLCKQSVVQAQAGCDIIAPSDMMDGRIGAIREALDEAGYQHVQIMAYAAKYASAFYGPFRDAVGSGSNLGSGDKRTYQMDPANSDEAMREVGLDISEGADMVMVKPGMPYLDIVRRVKTEFEVPTFAYQVSGEYAMISAAAQNGWLDRQKSMLESLVCFKRAGADGILTYFAKEVAELLQQK, translated from the coding sequence ATGTTTCCTCATACACGTATGCGGCGAAATCGCCGTACGGACTGGTCTAGACGCTTGGTTTCTGAAAATCAGCTCTCGGTGAATGACCTGATCTGGCCGGTATTTATCCAGGATGGAACGAACCAGAAAACCGATATTCCCTCCATGCCGGGCGTGCAGCGTTTGACTATCGACCATCTGGTTGAAGCAGCCAAAGCCGCCGCGGATCTGGGGATTCCAGCGCTGGCGATCTTTCCAGCCACCGATCCTGCGAAGAAAACAGAAGGGGGAGAAGAGGCCTATAACCCTGAAAATCTGGTCTGTCGTGCTGTTCGTGCCCTGAAAGAACAGAATCTGAATCTGGGAATTCTGTGTGATGTGGCCCTCGATCCCTATACCAGCCACGGGCAGGATGGACTCGTCAAAGATGGATATGTCGTCAATGATGAATCATTGGAAGTCCTGTGTAAACAGTCTGTCGTACAGGCTCAGGCTGGTTGTGATATCATCGCTCCCTCCGACATGATGGATGGTCGAATCGGCGCCATTCGTGAAGCCCTGGATGAAGCCGGATATCAGCACGTACAGATCATGGCGTATGCTGCCAAGTACGCGTCTGCCTTTTATGGTCCCTTCCGCGATGCCGTCGGTTCAGGCTCAAATCTGGGATCAGGAGATAAACGGACCTATCAGATGGACCCTGCCAACTCCGATGAAGCGATGCGCGAAGTCGGTCTGGATATCAGTGAAGGCGCTGATATGGTGATGGTCAAGCCGGGCATGCCTTACCTTGATATCGTACGTCGCGTGAAAACCGAATTCGAAGTTCCCACATTCGCCTACCAGGTGAGTGGCGAATATGCCATGATCTCCGCTGCCGCTCAAAACGGCTGGCTCGACCGCCAAAAGTCGATGCTGGAGAGTCTGGTCTGTTTCAAACGTGCTGGCGCAGATGGCATCCTCACCTATTTTGCGAAAGAGGTTGCAGAACTGCTTCAGCAGAAATAA